The Macrobrachium nipponense isolate FS-2020 chromosome 8, ASM1510439v2, whole genome shotgun sequence nucleotide sequence TCTTTCAAGGAGAAACCTATAACGTCCGGACGTATCATGCCTTATTTCaacatgtttcagggttagagTCTGAAGCAAATGACACCAAATTAATGTGTTTAATGTTTCCAGAGGTGGACTTTGCCTTGCACGATTAGTGGAAAATGCCAGTTTCTACCAATTTCATCGGAACAGTAATTATAtaagactattttaatttctCCACTTGCAGAGGAAGAAGAACCAGACGACCTACTGGACGACAAGGCCTTCAAGCTTCCAATTCCAGTGCCCCATCTCACTGGAGAATTCAGGGACTTGGCTAACATCATCCACAGAGTAAGATTTTCATTCAGTGGTTCTACCTCTCTCTTTTTCACTGACTgtccaatgtgtgtgtgttttattttcagGACAAAGACTAATGGGACGAGCAACTTTATTCGCCTTTTCTCACCCAGGCTAGAAGAATATACGAAAGTGAATGAAAGGAAGAAGAGCACAGCTTGGCTGCAGAGGAATGACAGaagaaagattaaaagaatcagaaTAAACTGTGAATGATAGACTCTAGAAAGTTACAATGATCCTTGAATTAGTATTCCATATGTTGTTTAAGACTAAGTTTTTCTTTTACCCACTTGGGCTTTTTCTTCAGAAGTAGTCCGTCATTGATAAGTATGCATCTGATAAATATTAGCAAAGAGGACAGCAATATTTATGGCGGTCTAAGGGACAAGTCTGGCTCTAATGACATTACGTACAGTCTAGAAGCTTTGGTGAAGGTTACCTACGTTTTGCACACCTGTACAGAGACTAGTCTTGAAAAAGGGGTGACCCTGGGCTGGTCAACGGCAAATCTAAACTCGAAGTCTATAACTCGTAAATCCTCAAGATGAAATTAGAGATTTCATAAGTTACGCTCTATGATTAAATTAGTATTTTGTGACGGGAATCAATTCAGTTGATGCTGTACCTTTACATGTTAAGGGAAACGAAGAGTATGGGATGCTTTTGGGATATAACTTACTGATTTCATTTATCTTTGAGTTCACGGGGTGGTctgcgagcaagagcccgtgctggcttagGGATACTGAAGTCATTCATGAATAACGTATTTTAGCCTATTTTGGTCTTATATTCATTTGGCGGAGTATGATTCAAAGGAGGACATTTATGAAGACAAGTGTACACACGTGGGATATATCAAGAAATTGAAGGCAAAAacagtggggggcggggggtcagGCAAGAAATGCATCTGCTAGatgattttaaataattaaaagccCAAGATAACTTTACATTTCCTGCTGGTCTAATGTTGCATTAAAGGTATCATTACTAGTCGTATAACAGTACAGTAGGATTTCAGGTTTTTGGATATTTGTCACTGCGATAGCACAAACCTAACTAATGTAGTATATGACATTTCGCATCCTGTCAGTCAGCACAAAGTTCTTGAAAGAAATATAAGACCATAATAAGTAGATTCATCAACATTCATGTTGTACCACGAAAAAGTGACCTAAAAACGGCTACTTAGGTGAAGTATTAGCCGCAGGATGTGacccataattttttttgttgaataagagacaaacacatatatatgtatgtgtttgttaaaagtgtgaagaattcaagaagctAAGGGGgtactgtggctattacagttgcatacgtATCTGTAAAAAAGTGATcagtagaatatataattatatatatataatatattatatatatatatatatgtatatatatatatatatatacatatatatatatatatatatatatatatacatatatatatattacatatggttACATATATTTACTACTCCCTCCCCACCCACAGGAAATTCTGGTGGAGAATCCAGAGGTCAAATGGTCGGACATCATCGGCGTCGAAGACGCCAAGAGACTAGTCAAAGAAGCTGTCGTCTATCCTCTCAAATATCCTCAACTCTTCGTCGGGAGATTCAAGCCCTGGCGAGGAATTCTCCTCTACGGTCCTCCGGGAACAGGTAAGGAATTTCGTGCCCTGTGTTCTGAAGGATCTGTGTCCTTTGTCATCTGtctgtaataataaaatccgaagTGATCTAGTCTTGTTTGTCCTCCCgtgggtgacagtaggggagacgtgACACAGTCACCCAtgccctgcaaaccggtttgtacGGCCTGGATGGGGGCAGGGGAGGTAGGGGGGCTGGGAGGGTAGAGGGAGATAtcaaccctcctcctgcaaatctgtttgtcagCCCAGGGTGGTGGCGGACTGggtagaggatcgggagggtaggggagacagaaGCTCCAGGTTCCAGTATGCGTAGTGTGCTCCAACAAGCTTGTTTCAAATAATAGAGAAAATGTAGTGACTTATTTAGCATGAAATCAGGTATGTGTCATGATGAATGGAGTGGATGTAGTATATACTTGAATTGAGCAGTGAGCCACCCATGAGTCATGGTGTTCCCTAGAGCCATGAACTGGCTCCCCCTTTGCATGCAGGACAAACAAACGTGAAAGCAGAAGCTAGTGGTGACTGTTGTGTTCTTGGAATATGAGAATCATTACTTAAGTAACTGTGTGTTATAGTAAGCTTGGGAGGCGTTTGTTTGCGTCAGAAAAAGAATCACCAATGTTTAGGTAACCGGCCATGTACAAAACTgcccagtatttttttttgtatttcacgtGTAATCAAGTGTCATTAAATGTTCAATAAATATGCAAGATTATCAGTGATTCCTCATTAGGATAAGAAGATTTAATAGTGACCAGTTGTTCTGAAGGATATTTTTTTCGGGTGCTtgtatttgtaagtttttttaaCGAATTAGTAATGAAAGACTCTTCTGAACAAAATGTCCCAGTTGAAAATCGCTAGGTGACTGCTAAGGAGCTGCTCCATCAAGTACTACTGTTCCACTGTGTGCGTAAACTTCTATATCCTGAGCTTCCCATCCACAGCTCATTTCCTTTAACTCAGTTAGTACTTCCAAGACCCTCCCATCCTGGTAATTTTCTTCCCGTTGCCACCAATATAAACCGCACTACACAAGAGTCCAAGgagtaagagataaaaaaaagcctTTTAACATTACTCTTTCTTCTTTGTATTACTTCATTTAGTCGGACAACGACGCCACCTTCGTACAATCGGTTTTGCTGAGTGTGTTTATCTATTCCTCCGTCAGGCAAGACCCTCCTGGCGAAGGCTGTGGCGACTGAATGCCGTACAACGTTCTTCAACATATCAGCAACAACTCTCGTGTCCAAGTGGAGAGGAGATTCCGAGAAACTTGTCAGGGTAAGATTAGATTCTAAggtatctcagagagagagagagagagagagagagagagagagagagagagagagagagtaactttaCTTTTACGAGATGACTTGAATTCAGCGACAACACTTGTTATTGGTAATAGGTGTCAACGACACACATGGTGATTTCACCATTAAAACTTAtgaataaatgaaggagaaacaatTTTAAATGAAGTACCTCTGTTCCAATGTATCACCTTTAATCATGAAAGAGAATAAACCATACTTTGCCCATATGTCATTTTCCGTTCCAGTTTGCAAAAACCCTGGAATTAATCCTTGATGAAGTAATGATTTATCAAATGATTCCAGAAAAGCATTGAAGTTATGTTATACAACACCGTTTTCTCTTCCCACATTATTTACCCTCTGCACCAACAAAGCGACCTGTAGATTTATCATATGAAAAAGTTTAAAGTGAAGTCTTATTCTTAAGTTCATCTATCAAGGTTACAGTTGTCAAGGTTAAAATACCAATGTTAAGAATTTTATGTCACGACGATTATGAAATAAACCAAGCAAGATAATACAAACAAGATCACACTTTCAGCTCACTGTGATAATCTGCATTGTGGATAAATCACGTAAGCAGTCTCTAGCAATAGCTTTCCGAATAGGTTTTGTTCGAGATGGCTCGATTCCACGCGCCCTCCACTATTTTCGTCGACGAAGTGGACGCCCTGATGGCTTCCAGACAAGGGGACCAAGAGCACGAGGCTTCCAGACGTATGAAAACGCAGCTGCTGATGGAACTCGATGGCCTGACGCAGGCCAACGACCGAGTGTTCCTCTTAGCAGCGTCGAATATTCCATGGTCAGTATCTTGCAACTGATTCTTCATGTCTCCGAGTGAGCTTTTATTCATAGTTATCTAcagcttacattttttttattcacaagttCATCCTCTTCTATCAGAACCGAAGGAGCGTCTGGACTGGGAGGGTTTCCACATAGACCAAGAGAAATCTCGTCTCTTCTTCAGTGTGGATAGTATACCGTATTATCCCAGCTGGAGAAGAGACGTGATTCTCAAGCTGCCTTTAAACCAAACCCTTTTCCTCAAGTTGATTTGTCTGTGATGAGTTTCTGACGTCTCTGTTACTCCTCAGGCAATTAGACCCAGCGATGCTTAGGCGTCTAGAGAAGCGGATCTTGGTGCCCCTGCCCGGCATGGAAGCCAGGGAGAGCATGATAAGACATCACCTGCCAGAGATTATACCTGACCTAGAAGAGTCAGGTCACTCGATTTACACTCATCTTGATTACGAAAAATTAGCCCAGGTAAGGTCACAAGGTAACTGCTGATTTTGAGTATTAAATTTTCACGATTTTACATCAGACTGCGTAAGGAAGCTGAGTTCTCAGAATGTTcgagttttgttttattaacgTCAATATTTTCAACAGATGTCCGAAGGCTACAGCGGGTCTGACATTCGAGTTGTCTGCAGAGAGGCTGCGATGGGGTGCCTGAGAAAAATATTTAACGTCCTAGAGGACCACTCAGGTGAGCAGTGAAGCCAAAGCATTTGGACATAGTCCTTTACCAGCAAAGCATATTTTCCGACATGAAAGAATTTTTTGTAGGATCTCAGCTGGCTAGATCGAACGAGTGATTTATGTTTCTCCTTCAAAAgagacataaaagaaaatattgctgTTCCTATTGCAAGGGAGAAAAACGTCTTTTGATGAGTGAAAATACTAGCTATTAGAGTCTAGGAGCAAAGGATTCATTTGAGTAGAACTGGCTTCTGAAGTTCCCTTATTCTGCAGAACTCTCAACCTCTCCTACATACTTCCACTATTCTCACCCTTTCAATCTTCTCTTCACATGTATGGTGCAAACAGTAGCCTCACTTCTCTTTCTTTCAATCACATTTATCATCTACACGTCACTTTCTTAAAGGAGACTTTCTCACCAGTTTCTTCATACATTCCACCTTTGCTTTATTTCCCCCTCAGATGTGACTCACCTATTCGAACATACaatcaattattgtttttattccagTCTTCACTAATCAACAGCTTTCATACTTACACACTCCATACTTGTATTCATTTCTCCGTGTTCCTGgtttccttttatcttcaaaACCTTACTCTTGCTTATActgattttcaaatttttcacCTTGCGAACATCTTCAAACTCTCACTAGTTCCTGAAGTTTCGTTTCAGTATATCCTATCAACTCTGCACCATCTGAAGACTACAACCATTCTGCACCCCATTCAAGACCCATTTTCTCATCCAATGACATTACATCTATACATCCATAGCCTTGATgactttcttgctgcactaaaccAGACAACCTTGAAAAAGTTCTCAAGAAAAGGCTTTCAAAGATATGCATCCTCAGTTTCCTCCGCATAGCATTCTTATATGTTCATTTTATAAACTGATTTTAGGTCCATGAATGCCAAAtacagctttcgtctttactacaaGCTTCTCAGTGTTCCATCACATACACTTGATCCACACACCATCTTTTTAATCGAGCCCACACTTCTCTTCCCATATCAAGCACTCTGCCATTCATCTTACCTGCTCAGTCAAAATCCTATCATAAATTATCAGTGTTATATCCCTACAATCCTTTTACAGTCATCTCGGTCGCCTTATACAAATGAATGATTATTGCTTTCACCTATTCTTTGACGACTTTCCCTCATACAGGCATACCTTACACACTCTGGTCATCTAATTAAACTGCACTAAAGGATCTCACTTCCACGTCCACAAACTCTTGGTTCCTTTACATATTTCAGAATTTTGATAACCTCTATTATATCATTGGTATCACTTCCACAAAGACTCTCAAATTTTCTGTAACCCATTCAACTAATACATCACTCAGATCTGCCTGTTTTCTGTCCTCTTCATTCAATAAATCTTGGAAATATTTGCTCCAACGACACAAGGACGACTTCAGATAGCATCTCGCCATTCGCATTTAGTATCCTATAATGATCCATTTGTTTATTAATCTTCCTGTTGTTACCTGAAGAGTGTGCCTCTGATAATGGGATTTTCAACAGAATTAGCTAAAGTTTATTAACCCCTTGCAGTGGAGGACTCCGAGCTGCCTGATCTGAAACTGGACGCCATCACTATGCCAGACGTGGAAGCAGCCTTAAGCAGGACCAAACCTACTCAGAGTAACTCCAAGGAGTACCAAGAGTGGCACTCGAAATATGGATCCACCTGAATCTCTCATATTTTCATCTACGCTCATTTTAGACTTTtaaagtaaggagagagagagagagagagagagagagagagagagagagagagagagagagagagagagagagagagagagagagagagagagtgtcacagaagtatgttgttttttttttcattcaagcgttttttaaattattcgtaacttatatatttttttgtcattttcattgcAGTTAGAATTCCATTTACACTTTGTAAACCGTTTGACCTTCATGGTTAAGTTACCtgtacatttttaaatatttcttattcttaATTCTTATCATCTTTCATTAATTATTTGCTTAAGGTATAAATCTCATTATCAAAGTCTAAACATTGCATTTAGTATACATGATGATTGTTACAGATTAATAGCTAAGGGAAATagcaaattcatatttttttggtAATTAATATTGAGTGTAAAATGAATTAACGTCATGTTGCAGCATTTTGCAATTGTATTCACGCATATTTCTGTGCAAATCAAAATAATgagattttcctgtgatatatattcattattcaagAAGCGTATTTCAATACATCATGGGTATTTCCTTGTGCAATTCTCGTCTatacaatttacagtttttttaaatacctaGTTTATTATTCTTGTAACTTCATTCACCTTCAAGCATCATTTTGACCGTCTAAATTTTAGGGGAACTTCGAAAGATATTGCCcaaaattatttcagtttttatcagattttatcagTGATAAAAATGCTTTACTGGCAATGCAGTTTATAATCAGTTCTATAGACTATCCTTTATTATTTTGATGCTTTTGTAATTTCTATGTTACAGATTTTGCGCTCGGGGAGTTCCTCTGTTTCTAACGTAGCTACCAGTGGGACGAAGAACTCAGAAGAAACACAAAAATCAACAGCAGctgtcctcagagagagagagagagagagagagagagagaggagcactgTCTTCTTTTTCGATTCGTTCAAAGCAAACGTTAATCTTCCACCGACATTGatttactttctctttctttaatCTTAGTCTGTAAATAAGAAACCCAGTCTTATTTCTCTCGATCAGAGTTGGACCAACCGTTGCAGGAAGCGAGACTCCAACTCCGTCCTGGAGTTTGAGCTTCTCGGGGAAACCAAGGTTTATAGACCTAAGGGAGAACAGCGTATGAAAATTGCGTTTACAGCCAACATAGTGGTTCTCAACTGGTGGGCCACGGCGGCATTTAGATACTTTCTCTTCTCTTATGGCATCAACTAAAGCGACCCTTGCCGCACGCGTTTGGCTTCTAAGTCCAAAGTGAGGGACCTTTTAAAAGCAGTGGAAGCAATTCGTGATTTCTCACCAAGACAAACTTGAAGTCATCTGGACCTTCAACAACATTCTTGAGTGAACCATTGTTGTTTAGGCTTGTGGGTCTTGACATGGTAAACCCTCGGCCTAGAACTGCTGAACCAAACCGATTCAAATCATATTATGTGCTCGGAACTGTGACTCAAGGAGTCTCAGTCACATGAACATATATCTACTctgattttattttcagctttataTTTTTCCAATGGGCATTCATTACGGTTCTCCAGTAAATAAAACGCACTAACCTACCGAGCTCATTAAAACTTATCATAATTGGCCAAGCAGCATATTCGGTGGTAATGTGTGGGTACATTTTTGAAATGTTCAACAGTAAATATACACCATCCATATCTTTTAGACtaatttttttggattttttgttcTTTAATAAGGAAATCCCATTTTTCACTAACTCATCAGTTTTTTTAGATTCAAGTttcttatacaaattaaaaatatgcTGCTTTATGTCCAAACAATAAGAAGCTTCTGGGAGTCAATCAGAACCTCAAATTCCAGGCAACACAAATGGTCAGCGGTTCATATCTGTCGTTCCATTGGTCCGTAGAAGGAAGAATAAATggaagaataagtaaaaaaaagagagaaaatgtagTTTAACGGTATTTCAGATTTGATGGACATTGAAAGGTCTGCAAGCCATGTCAGCTGAGTCGTAATAGGGcatttcgagttttttttctatttttgttttgttagctgGTTTTCAtagatagctaaaaaaaaaaaagtatttcggaATAGCTTTCAATGTTCGGCTAAGAGAAACCTTCCGATTCAATAGTTTTTCTCATTGCTAaagtacagtagattttagcCCAGAAAGTTCGTGTCTTCGTACATAAAAAATGATAACATTTCGACCAAAGTGAAAATAACAAATGGCAGTTTCGACTTTTGTTGTCATTCACAACATTCCTCTTTGAACTTATAATCGCAGAGAGAAGATTTTGCTGTTTCTAGGTCTAATGGTTATGAACATGGGCGCAGCTAGGGCGGGGTAGGGATGAGCGGAGGGCGATTCATTTTGGCAAGAAGAAGCAATTCGTTTTAACTATTAAAAAGCATAGCAGTTAAGAAATGCAATCGATAAGGTCACGCTGCAACCCACCAAAACGACCTCACTCTCCTTACTGGAGCCATGGCTACGTCCATCTTCATGAGTAATGTCGTAATCTTAACATGTCATTTTGGTATTCTGACAGTCAATGTAAAAATCATGTCAGCTgagaaatcttatatatatagttactgaaTGTCCTCGTGATGAAAGCTATTTAGTCTTGTCCTATAACAGAGTTCGTCTGCATTAGAGGTAAGGAGTAGGTCGAACTTCTTCCTGACTTTTGTGGAGAGATATCACATCCATTTTTATGACATTCGTGACCCAAAAGTTTCCCCCTATTCGACTCAAGGACTAAGGATCATTATCCTCTCAGACGCAGTAGTCTCGTCAAACGATGCGAACATTTTGATAGAACTTTGTATAATATCTTTTATATGTgtcaaagtatgtaaaaatggATCATGGTGAGAATGTTATGCGTTGACCGAGTGTGGTTTTGTACATACAGTTCTTAAAAGTAttccaaaatacattattatcttAAGTGGCGTTTCTTTAACATCCTATTGTGTTTATTCAATAAACTTACCACGTAACTTACTTATGGTGACAGTTTTTAGAAGTCTTCTATTTTACTAGTTTAAATACCTACAGCATTGTGCATATAAAGTACTTTTTTTATGTGACGGTGATATACACCATTCTATTATGAGACTAAGAAACGTTGTAAACAAAACATATGAATTGCAGACGCTCAAAAGGTATTTATCATTGAACTATGCAGTTGTTATTCCCTTCAATCTTACGCAAGCAAAACAGctctatttttcattgtattctttACCCTAAGCTTTAGTAGAACAATAAGCTGATGTCCTGTCCCGAATACTAATAcccaaaagaaaaaggaaatacttATCTATTAATGCAAATTAATGCTTACACATGAGCATTACTCACAACCATCACAGGCACACAGATCCACAtgtgtaatacatatatgtttaactatacatacactcacatgTATGtataacgtgatgctatgtataaataaaggtttttgtcgcttttcaattttccttcgtggcaaaaacctttatttttcacatgtatgtataaatataaatatatatgttatgcaaataaatacatatatatgtatatatacatattatatatatatatatatatatatatatatgtatatatatatatatattagatatagtatatatatatattatatatatatataatgtgtgtgtgtattgcacgTATGAATTTACCTAGCACCCATATTCCATCAGCTACAGCATATGTTATgggctgctttatgagcaagagcagTGCTGGCAAAAGACCAGCTCAATCGAAAACACATACGCGCCTATTTCCCAAAGAATCAGCACCATACCCTCCTCCGCCATAACTGGCCCTTACTGGTTTTGACAGGAAATGGGCAAAAATGAAAGCGCTCCCCCGCCCCGGGGTCGATCAATGGCTTTACGGGTTGCCCAAGAACAAGAGCCCGTGTCAGCACGAGGGTGGCTTAATCTACGAGGAAGGAAcgacacacttacacacatatatatatatatatatatatatatatatatatatatatatatatatatatcattcattcgagctacaaatgtcctttaatctctCTAACATTGGTtgcgggggtttcatatcgattctaattacgaaaacaccaagaTCGACATAATTTTGTGATGGTcacagaatcgatataaacttatagcctctctgttggccgactcgataacgtcactgtccgttctgatttcgtttcctgtCCACAGGACAGTGGTTCGACCCCATGGGGGgaccaaattattatcaactaaaaattccccttcggtacatatatgaaaatatatcaattccgaggtagagtgaattagatattaaaggacatttgtagctcgaatgatttataagaatcacggtgatgtgataagtattcataacaaggctacgttggtcaaacgtttgaatcagctaacatggttgagggggtttcatatcgattctaattacgaaaacaccgagatcgacggtgatttgtaatggtcagaatcgatataaacttatagcctctctgttggccgactcgataacgtcactgtccgttctgatttcgtttcctgtccactggatggtggttcgatcccatggggggacaaaattattatcaactaaaaattccccttcggtacatatatgaaaatatatcaattccgaggtagagcgaattagatattaaaggacatttgaagctcgaatgatttatatgaatcacggtgatgtgataagtattcataaatatatatatatatatatatatatatattattttatatatatatataatatatatatatatatatatatatatatagataatatatatctatatatatatatatatatagatatacatatatatatatatatatatatatatatatatatatatatatatatattgtaacaatcACAATACTCTCCTAACTCTTCGAATGCTTTGCACTTTCTGGATACGCTCGTAGAGCGACCTCGCTTCTGATACTCCGGACGCGAGTTCGAACTGCTATGGACGTCAGAATTTCCTTATATTATTCCATTTGAATCTTAGGCTTTggagtgacaagtgtatccaccCGAAAGGATGAAAAATGCGAACTGTTGAGAGGGGATTGTTGTGGGCTTTACAACTAACACTacgtagatacatacacacacgcactctctttctctctctttctatatatatatatatatatatatatatatatatatatatatatatatatatatatataatcatgtatatatagatatatatatatatatatatatatatatatatatatataattatgtatatatagaaatatatatatatatatatatatatatatatatatatatatatatatatatatatatatatatatatagtatgtatatatatatatatatatatatatatatatatatatatatatatatatatatatatatatatatatatgttatatatatatacatatatgtgtataagatatatatatatatatatatatatatatatatataaatatatatatagatacgttaGAAAGTTAAGTGAaatagggacttggaacaagtactttcgtagtatattctacattttcaaattcgccctgaatataaaagaagttgccaggcctttatatacaaaatcagaaagaggatttaaggatatt carries:
- the LOC135222641 gene encoding LOW QUALITY PROTEIN: katanin p60 ATPase-containing subunit A-like 2 (The sequence of the model RefSeq protein was modified relative to this genomic sequence to represent the inferred CDS: inserted 1 base in 1 codon; deleted 2 bases in 1 codon), which produces MMTANHLSLQSLRAASQAKDMAEKRSEVRRKSLIILVHHYLEQEGYYAAAKSLEQDARLNXEQFAVCDSVDLSGILQEYEAWHVMKFQKYPKLAKRVIGPRPSPKPHKCSHHDEENLAPKKDLLATRKSPLFRRRSLPRKAGSGGSMGRAVSDPTLSDETSSIGDQSLPRTRTSTSRGRSIDNKKREELKRAPLVGRRVPGSGGLLRSPGDEKKDPSKSSSDTDSERGCGNLGPVRTNKVPRQILDLKQMINDYTRLEDNIGDIGKGPPSQNPTDQPTEEEEPDDLLDDKAFKLPIPVPHLTGEFRDLANIIHREILVENPEVKWSDIIGVEDAKRLVKEAVVYPLKYPQLFVGRFKPWRGILLYGPPGTGKTLLAKAVATECRTTFFNISATTLVSKWRGDSEKLVRVLFEMARFHAPSTIFVDEVDALMASRQGDQEHEASRRMKTQLLMELDGLTQANDRVFLLAASNIPWQLDPAMLRRLEKRILVPLPGMEARESMIRHHLPEIIPDLEESGHSIYTHLDYEKLAQMSEGYSGSDIRVVCREAAMGCLRKIFNVLEDHSVEDSELPDLKLDAITMPDVEAALSRTKPTQSNSKEYQEWHSKYGST